The proteins below are encoded in one region of Candidatus Methylacidiphilales bacterium:
- the gap gene encoding type I glyceraldehyde-3-phosphate dehydrogenase → MMKIAINGFGRIGRLVFRAIVEQGLLGKTLDVVAVNDLVPADNLAYLLKYDSTQGKFQGSVSSEKSSASAAEDDILVVNGHKIRCLAIKEGPSALPWKELGVELVVESTGLFTDAEKAKGHITAGAKKVIISAPAKGEDITIVMGVNHEKYDPSKHHIISNASCTTNCLAPMVHVLLKEGFGIDEGLMTTVHSYTATQKTVDGPSKKDWKGGRTAAINIIPSTTGAAKAVGLVCPEVKGKLTGMAFRVPTPTVSVVDLTVKTTRETSYKEICAAMKRASETYLKGILAYTEDEVVSTDFIHDTHSSIFDAGSGIELNSRFFKLISWYDNEWGYSNRCVDLIRHILNKA, encoded by the coding sequence ATGATGAAAATTGCTATCAATGGTTTCGGCCGTATTGGTCGGCTAGTTTTCAGAGCAATAGTCGAGCAGGGGTTATTGGGCAAAACGTTGGACGTGGTAGCGGTCAATGACCTTGTGCCTGCGGATAATCTTGCATATTTATTAAAATACGATTCGACACAAGGAAAGTTTCAAGGCTCGGTGAGCAGCGAGAAATCATCGGCTTCCGCTGCTGAGGATGATATTTTGGTGGTCAACGGTCATAAGATTCGCTGTTTAGCTATCAAAGAGGGGCCTTCAGCTTTACCTTGGAAAGAGCTAGGTGTGGAATTAGTGGTTGAATCTACAGGATTATTCACGGATGCTGAGAAAGCCAAAGGTCATATCACAGCGGGTGCAAAGAAGGTGATTATTTCTGCGCCAGCGAAAGGGGAGGACATCACAATTGTGATGGGAGTCAATCACGAAAAGTATGACCCTTCGAAGCATCATATTATTTCAAATGCGTCGTGCACAACGAACTGCCTTGCCCCGATGGTCCATGTCCTGTTGAAAGAAGGTTTCGGAATAGATGAAGGCCTTATGACGACTGTCCATAGTTACACCGCCACGCAAAAGACGGTAGACGGTCCTTCAAAGAAAGACTGGAAGGGCGGTCGCACAGCAGCCATAAATATCATTCCCTCGACCACTGGAGCAGCAAAGGCTGTCGGCCTGGTTTGTCCCGAAGTTAAGGGCAAGCTAACGGGAATGGCTTTTCGTGTGCCGACTCCTACAGTCTCAGTGGTTGATTTGACTGTGAAGACAACCCGTGAGACTTCATACAAAGAGATCTGCGCAGCCATGAAACGTGCTAGTGAGACATATCTGAAAGGTATCCTTGCTTACACCGAGGATGAGGTTGTTTCGACGGATTTTATTCACGATACGCATTCGAGCATATTTGATGCAGGTAGCGGGATTGAATTAAATTCGCGATTTTTCAAACTTATCAGTTGGTATGATAACGAATGGGGTTACTCCAATCGCTGTGTAGATCTGATACGGCATATTTTAAACAAGGCTTGA
- the ppdK gene encoding pyruvate, phosphate dikinase produces the protein MKVASGGKRGKSSAGTATTGRKAIKYVYSWGDGRADGDGSMKALLGGKGANLAEMTRIGLPVPPGFTITTEVCTYYYANNRTYPPTLKAQVEEALSKMEKSLGKKFGSTSNPLLVAVRSGARDSMPGMMDTILNLGLNDETVVGLATISNNERFAYDCYRRFIQMYGDVVMGVQKRPGEDHEPFETVIESVKRDLLGNPHAKDNELDVAALKELVARFKNLVRERTGRDFPSDPMEQLYGAIGAVFGSWNNDRAIVYRRKYGIPHEWGTAVNVQAMVFGNTGNESASGVAFTRDPATGEKVFYGEYLVNAQGEDVVAGVRTPEPVEKLKIQMPKAYRELQEIRTILEKHFREMQDFEFTIENGKVFMLQTRNGKRTGVAAVRIACEMVKEKLITPDEAIERIPADSLTQLLAPVFDREARRKATLIATGLPAGPGAASGRIYFNASEAEAAHQRGEKVLLVRVETSPEDIRGMLAAEGILTARGGVSSHAALVARQMGKVCVCGCGSLRIDYDKQTLSVGDLVFHKGDYISIDGTTGEVFSGEVKTAPSEIVQVLIDKSLSPKESLIYRYFDQIMKWADKHRRLGIRTNADQPDQAEIAVAFGAEGIGLCRTEHMFFEGDRIDAMREMILATDKSAREAALAKLLPLQRNDFVGIFRALQGRPATIRLIDPPLHEFLPHTKEQQLDLSKKIGMDVEVIMKRVAELHEFNPMLGHRGCRLGIVYPEITAMQARAIFEAAIQVQKEGIRVKPEIMIPLVGFPKELELQVEIVHNVARVVQEENKGVKLSYQVGTMIEIPRACVVADQIAKTAEFFSFGTNDLTQTTLGMSRDDSGSFLPYYIEAEIVKQNPFASIDEAGVGELMRLAVENGRKTRPDIKLGICGEHGGDPSSVKFCHRLGLSYVSCSPYRVPVARLAAAQAALAEKKAGLISKSKKN, from the coding sequence TTGAAAGTAGCTTCTGGCGGAAAAAGAGGAAAGTCCAGCGCTGGAACAGCCACTACTGGTAGGAAAGCCATCAAATATGTGTATTCATGGGGTGACGGACGAGCGGACGGCGATGGATCGATGAAGGCGTTGCTTGGAGGGAAGGGAGCGAACTTAGCGGAGATGACGCGAATTGGTCTGCCTGTGCCTCCGGGTTTCACGATTACTACAGAGGTCTGCACCTATTATTACGCTAACAATCGCACTTATCCGCCTACGCTAAAAGCTCAGGTTGAGGAAGCCTTGAGCAAAATGGAGAAGAGCCTTGGGAAGAAGTTTGGCAGCACAAGTAATCCGCTGCTGGTCGCTGTGCGTTCTGGAGCACGAGATTCGATGCCAGGCATGATGGATACTATTTTGAATTTAGGATTGAATGACGAGACGGTTGTGGGGCTGGCGACGATTAGTAATAATGAACGGTTCGCGTATGACTGTTATCGGCGGTTTATCCAGATGTATGGGGACGTCGTAATGGGAGTGCAGAAACGCCCTGGGGAGGATCATGAGCCGTTTGAGACTGTGATTGAAAGTGTGAAACGGGATCTCTTGGGAAATCCCCATGCTAAGGATAATGAGCTTGATGTTGCCGCGCTAAAAGAGCTTGTTGCACGATTTAAAAATCTAGTGCGAGAACGAACTGGCCGCGACTTTCCCAGTGATCCCATGGAGCAGCTCTATGGTGCGATCGGAGCAGTTTTTGGCTCATGGAATAATGATCGAGCAATTGTTTACCGCAGAAAATATGGCATTCCCCATGAGTGGGGCACAGCAGTAAATGTGCAGGCGATGGTCTTCGGTAATACCGGCAACGAAAGCGCCTCGGGCGTCGCCTTTACACGAGATCCTGCGACTGGGGAGAAGGTTTTTTATGGCGAATATCTCGTCAATGCACAGGGAGAGGACGTTGTAGCTGGAGTGCGCACGCCTGAGCCTGTTGAAAAGTTAAAGATTCAAATGCCCAAGGCGTATCGAGAACTACAGGAGATTCGCACCATTCTTGAGAAACATTTCCGCGAGATGCAGGACTTTGAGTTTACGATAGAGAACGGCAAGGTCTTCATGCTTCAGACGCGGAACGGGAAGCGGACTGGTGTTGCAGCTGTGCGAATCGCTTGTGAAATGGTAAAAGAGAAGTTAATCACCCCCGATGAGGCAATAGAGCGCATTCCTGCAGATTCATTAACTCAACTTTTAGCACCAGTCTTTGACCGTGAGGCACGCAGGAAAGCGACGTTGATTGCAACGGGTCTGCCGGCCGGCCCTGGCGCTGCGTCTGGGAGAATTTATTTCAATGCCTCAGAGGCAGAAGCTGCCCACCAACGCGGCGAGAAGGTCTTACTGGTGCGCGTAGAGACTTCGCCTGAGGACATCCGCGGAATGTTGGCCGCAGAGGGGATATTGACTGCTCGCGGAGGCGTGAGTTCACATGCTGCACTTGTTGCGCGTCAGATGGGTAAAGTCTGCGTCTGCGGATGTGGTAGTTTGCGGATAGATTATGACAAACAGACACTTTCTGTGGGCGATCTAGTCTTTCATAAAGGCGATTATATTTCGATTGATGGGACGACGGGAGAGGTGTTTTCTGGTGAAGTCAAGACAGCTCCGTCTGAGATTGTGCAGGTGTTGATTGATAAAAGTCTTTCGCCTAAAGAGAGCCTTATTTACCGCTACTTTGATCAAATCATGAAGTGGGCGGATAAGCATCGCCGCCTCGGAATTCGCACGAATGCAGATCAACCTGATCAGGCAGAAATAGCCGTTGCATTTGGCGCTGAAGGCATCGGGCTTTGCCGCACTGAACATATGTTTTTCGAAGGGGACCGGATTGATGCCATGCGCGAGATGATCCTTGCTACAGATAAATCCGCACGCGAAGCGGCATTGGCCAAGCTCCTTCCGCTTCAGCGAAACGACTTTGTGGGGATTTTCCGCGCTCTGCAAGGACGCCCTGCAACAATACGCTTGATCGATCCACCTTTGCATGAATTTCTTCCCCATACTAAGGAGCAGCAGCTCGACCTTTCTAAGAAGATCGGGATGGATGTTGAGGTGATCATGAAGCGCGTGGCTGAGCTGCATGAGTTTAACCCAATGCTGGGGCATCGTGGATGCCGGCTTGGTATCGTCTATCCTGAGATTACAGCGATGCAAGCTCGGGCTATATTTGAAGCCGCTATCCAAGTCCAAAAGGAAGGGATTAGGGTTAAACCCGAAATTATGATCCCGCTGGTGGGCTTCCCGAAGGAGCTTGAGCTGCAAGTTGAGATTGTTCACAACGTGGCTCGAGTGGTTCAGGAAGAAAACAAAGGCGTGAAGTTGTCTTATCAAGTTGGGACGATGATCGAAATCCCGCGAGCTTGTGTCGTGGCTGATCAAATCGCAAAGACTGCGGAATTTTTCAGCTTCGGCACGAATGATCTTACTCAGACAACTTTAGGCATGAGTCGAGATGATTCTGGTTCGTTCTTGCCATATTATATTGAGGCAGAGATTGTGAAACAGAATCCGTTTGCCAGTATAGATGAAGCGGGCGTTGGTGAACTTATGCGTCTAGCAGTGGAGAACGGCCGTAAAACACGCCCCGATATCAAGCTTGGCATTTGTGGCGAGCATGGTGGAGATCCATCGAGCGTTAAATTCTGTCATCGCTTGGGTTTGAGTTATGTGAGCTGCTCTCCATACCGAGTCCCGGTGGCCAGACTGGCAGCGGCTCAAGCAGCGTTAGCTGAAAAGAAAGCGGGGCTCATTTCCAAAAGTAAAAAGAACTAA
- a CDS encoding argininosuccinate synthase, producing the protein MKIVVAYSGGLDTSVILKWLKERYQAEVIAFCADIGQEEELEGLEAKALSTGASKCFIDDLREEFARDFIFPMIRANAVYEGQYYLGTSIARPLIAKRQVEIARSEGASAVAHGATGKGNDQVRFELTFAALAPDLQVIAPWREWDFKGRSDLIAYAKEHGIPVSVTAEKPYSTDRNLLHISFESGILEDPWAEPPRDMFVLTVSPEEAPDEPEYVELTFEKGNCVAVNGVALSPAGVLQTLNKLGGKHGIGRVDIVENRFVGMKSRGVYETPGGTILMHAHRQIETLTLDREVMHLRDSLIPRYAEMIYYGFWFAPEREFLQAAIDQSQEKVSGTVRLKLYKGNVITVGRKSVFSLYNPKIATMEADEGAYDQRDAGGFIRLQALRLRQRARYQL; encoded by the coding sequence ATGAAAATAGTCGTAGCTTACTCGGGAGGATTGGATACGTCAGTGATTTTGAAATGGCTCAAAGAGCGGTATCAAGCGGAGGTGATTGCGTTTTGTGCGGATATCGGGCAGGAAGAGGAATTGGAGGGACTTGAAGCTAAAGCGCTTTCTACTGGGGCGAGTAAATGTTTCATTGATGATCTGCGGGAGGAATTTGCGCGAGACTTTATTTTCCCAATGATTCGGGCAAATGCTGTTTATGAGGGGCAATACTACCTAGGGACGAGTATAGCTAGGCCCCTGATCGCTAAGCGGCAGGTGGAGATTGCGCGAAGTGAAGGGGCTTCAGCCGTGGCGCACGGGGCGACAGGGAAGGGGAATGATCAGGTGCGTTTTGAGCTGACATTTGCAGCTTTGGCGCCGGACTTGCAAGTAATCGCCCCTTGGAGAGAGTGGGATTTTAAAGGGCGTAGTGATTTGATTGCTTATGCGAAGGAACACGGAATCCCGGTCTCGGTGACGGCTGAGAAGCCGTATTCGACGGATCGAAATTTGCTGCATATCAGCTTTGAAAGCGGGATTTTAGAGGATCCTTGGGCTGAACCGCCGCGGGATATGTTTGTGTTGACAGTGTCTCCAGAGGAAGCCCCAGATGAGCCTGAATATGTGGAATTGACGTTTGAAAAAGGGAATTGTGTAGCGGTAAATGGGGTAGCGCTCAGTCCTGCAGGAGTGCTCCAAACGCTCAATAAACTTGGGGGCAAGCATGGAATTGGAAGAGTGGATATTGTTGAAAATCGTTTCGTCGGGATGAAATCCCGCGGGGTGTATGAGACGCCGGGAGGCACGATTTTAATGCATGCACATCGGCAGATTGAGACTTTAACATTGGATCGAGAAGTGATGCATTTGCGAGATAGTCTGATTCCGCGTTATGCGGAGATGATTTACTATGGATTTTGGTTTGCTCCGGAGCGGGAATTTTTGCAAGCGGCAATTGATCAATCTCAAGAAAAGGTTTCTGGGACGGTGCGACTGAAGCTTTATAAGGGGAATGTGATTACCGTCGGTCGAAAAAGTGTCTTCTCTTTATATAATCCTAAGATAGCTACTATGGAAGCGGACGAGGGAGCTTATGATCAAAGGGATGCAGGAGGGTTTATCCGCTTGCAAGCTCTACGGCTGCGCCAGCGGGCTCGTTACCAATTGTAA